The genomic window TCGCCCTGGCCGGCCGGCTCCCTGCCGGACCGCCGCGCGCCGCGCATGTGCCGACGCGCGAGATGAGCATCCACAGGCATCCGCATCGAACGAGAGCGAAAGAGATGCACTCTCTGACCACGAGTGACTTCACCCCCGCCGCCTCCACCCTCTCCGGGCTGGTCGGCAATACCCCTGTTCTGCGCGTATCCCAGCCCTTCTCCCCGCCCGACCGGGGCTTCTGGGCCAAGCTGGAGGGCTTCAACCCCGGCGGCATCAAGGACCGTCCCGCCCTGCACATGGTCGAACGGGCCCGGGCCCGCGGTGACCTGCGGCCGGGAGCTCCGATCATCGAGTCGACCAGCGGCACACTCGGCCTCGGCCTCGCCCTGGCCGGAATGGTCTACGGACACCCCGTCACCCTGGTCACCGATCCGGGCCTGGAACCGTCCATGACCCGGCTGCTCACGGCTTACGGGGCGACGGTCGACATGGTGCCCGAGCCGCACCCCACGGGCGGCTGGCAACAGGCCCGCCGCGACCGGGTGGTCGAACTGCTGGCACGAAGCGCCGGAGCCTGGTGTCCCGACCAGTACGGCAACCCGGACAACGTATCCGCCTACACCCCGCTCGCCCTCGAACTCGCCTCGCAGGTGGGCCACATCGACGTACTGGTCTGCAGCGTCGGGACAGGAGGCCACTCCGCGGGCATCTCGCGCGTTCTGCGCCAGCTGTACCCCGAGATGAGTCTGGTCGGCGTGGACACCGTGGGCTCGACCATCTTCGGCCAGCCCGCCCGGCCACGCCTGATGCGTGGTCTCGGCTCCAGCATCTACCCGCGCAACGTGGCGTACGAGAACTTCAGCGAGGTGCACTGGGTGGCGCCGGGCGAATCCGTCTGGGCGTGCAGGCAGTTGGCCGCCTCGCACTACGCCACGGGCGGGTGGAGTGTCGGCGCGGTCGCGCTGGTGGCCGGCTGGCTCGCCCGTACGACTCCTGCGAGCACCCGCATCGTGGCGATCTTCCCCGATGGACCCCAGCGATATCTGGAGACCGTGTACGACGACGAATTCTGCGCCGATCGTGGGCTGCTGGGGGTGACGCCCGCGCCCGAACCGGAGGTGGTGGGCAGGTCGGACGAGAAGGAGGTCACCCGGTGGACCCGCTGCACGACGGTCAGTGACCCCGTCTCCCTGATGGCGGACGCGGCCGACGCCGAAGGCAGGGCGCGGTGAAGGCGATGCTCACGCAGGTCCGTTCGTACGAGCGGAGCGTCCAACTGCTTCTGGTGAACCAGTTCACCATCAACCTCGGCTTCTACATGCTGATGCCGTACCTGGCCGCCCACCTGTCCGGATCACTCGGCCTGGCCGGCTGGCTGGTCGGACT from Streptomyces sp. DSM 40750 includes these protein-coding regions:
- a CDS encoding PLP-dependent cysteine synthase family protein — protein: MHSLTTSDFTPAASTLSGLVGNTPVLRVSQPFSPPDRGFWAKLEGFNPGGIKDRPALHMVERARARGDLRPGAPIIESTSGTLGLGLALAGMVYGHPVTLVTDPGLEPSMTRLLTAYGATVDMVPEPHPTGGWQQARRDRVVELLARSAGAWCPDQYGNPDNVSAYTPLALELASQVGHIDVLVCSVGTGGHSAGISRVLRQLYPEMSLVGVDTVGSTIFGQPARPRLMRGLGSSIYPRNVAYENFSEVHWVAPGESVWACRQLAASHYATGGWSVGAVALVAGWLARTTPASTRIVAIFPDGPQRYLETVYDDEFCADRGLLGVTPAPEPEVVGRSDEKEVTRWTRCTTVSDPVSLMADAADAEGRAR